Proteins encoded within one genomic window of Raineyella fluvialis:
- a CDS encoding low molecular weight phosphatase family protein — MLTPQELEARYAYDTAQLADHYEGVFTPEEVADAVKVARVHLEKQATVTDFLPLLVSRMAKEGLLARAQAEGWIAKALPEILFVSEHNSARSHMAAALTRHIAAGKVNVRCAGRHPRGGLERDVVTVLAERGIALKYPYPMPFTSSLLGAADVVVTLGVPEFCDFAGKRWINWDIPAVEGEGLEVVREVADDLERRIRVLLSEEVSIAA; from the coding sequence ATGTTGACCCCACAGGAACTCGAAGCGCGGTATGCGTACGACACTGCCCAGTTGGCGGACCACTACGAAGGTGTCTTCACCCCCGAAGAGGTCGCCGACGCGGTCAAGGTTGCGCGAGTGCACCTGGAGAAGCAGGCGACGGTGACCGACTTCCTGCCGCTCCTGGTCTCCCGGATGGCCAAGGAAGGGTTGCTCGCCCGCGCCCAGGCCGAGGGCTGGATCGCCAAGGCGCTGCCGGAGATCCTGTTCGTCTCCGAGCACAACAGTGCCCGGTCGCACATGGCCGCGGCGCTGACCCGCCACATTGCTGCCGGCAAGGTGAACGTACGTTGCGCCGGCCGCCACCCCCGTGGGGGTCTGGAGCGCGACGTGGTCACGGTCCTCGCCGAGCGGGGGATCGCACTGAAGTACCCGTATCCGATGCCGTTCACCTCGAGCCTGTTGGGCGCCGCCGATGTGGTCGTCACCCTGGGGGTGCCTGAGTTCTGCGACTTCGCCGGCAAGCGGTGGATCAACTGGGACATCCCCGCCGTCGAGGGGGAGGGACTCGAGGTCGTCCGCGAGGTCGCCGACGACCTGGAGCGCCGGATCCGCGTGCTTCTCTCCGAAGAGGTGTCCATCGCCGCCTGA
- a CDS encoding PadR family transcriptional regulator has product MISDRWPAEWLRGVLSVTVLAVIAEGETYGYLIGQRLDDAGLGRIKGGTLYPLLSRQEASGLVSSTWREGDGGPGRKFYRITAEGTRELERLRSEWAAFTTITATLIGSRAEEGDLRG; this is encoded by the coding sequence GTGATTTCGGACCGGTGGCCCGCGGAATGGTTGCGGGGGGTGTTGTCGGTCACGGTGCTGGCCGTCATCGCCGAGGGTGAGACGTACGGCTACCTGATCGGACAGCGGCTCGACGATGCCGGTCTCGGCCGCATCAAGGGCGGCACGCTGTACCCCCTGCTGAGCCGTCAGGAGGCCAGCGGTCTGGTGTCGTCCACATGGCGTGAGGGCGACGGCGGGCCGGGACGCAAGTTCTACCGGATCACAGCGGAGGGCACTCGTGAACTCGAACGCCTCCGGAGCGAATGGGCGGCATTCACCACGATCACCGCGACCCTGATCGGGTCCCGGGCGGAGGAAGGGGACCTGCGAGGGTGA
- a CDS encoding SH3 domain-containing protein, with translation MDLNGRRVYVASRYVTGDSDMPSAAPSGAAGSAVTTVNLNVRTGPSTAYTVVTTLGKGTTVTLTGTTSGDWTQISRDGHAYWVSSVYLSSGAGSGSSSTGSSGTAYTTTSLNIRTGPSTSYAIVTTLPAAAS, from the coding sequence GTGGATCTCAATGGTCGGCGGGTCTACGTCGCGAGTCGCTATGTCACCGGAGACAGCGACATGCCCTCGGCCGCGCCGTCCGGCGCGGCCGGCTCCGCGGTCACCACCGTCAACCTCAATGTCCGCACCGGCCCCTCCACCGCCTACACGGTCGTCACGACCTTGGGCAAGGGCACGACGGTCACACTCACCGGGACGACCTCGGGCGACTGGACCCAGATCTCCCGCGACGGCCATGCCTACTGGGTGTCGAGCGTCTACCTCAGCTCCGGGGCAGGCAGCGGCTCATCCTCCACCGGCAGTTCCGGCACCGCGTACACGACCACCAGCCTCAACATCCGCACCGGTCCCTCGACCTCGTACGCGATCGTCACGACACTCCCCGCGGCAGCAAGCTGA
- a CDS encoding SH3 domain-containing protein, which yields MEQNGWTQVQYDGALRWASSSYLTTTGSATSQPAPTTVSGSGVKYATTSVNVRTGPSTGYSIVTTLEQGQQVSTTGNTSNGWTEVVWQGAARWVSSQYLSSSNPGSSTVVQPVSDGSIIASALPGSVGLAGLVPNAKRIVNLVETNWPVVGPYYGVRAEPGSDHNDGHAVDNMIPDWSGANKVVGDEIASYLQAHAQELGITYIIWRQHIWSVARSSEGWRYMADRGSYTANHYDHVHVSVN from the coding sequence GTGGAGCAAAACGGCTGGACGCAGGTGCAGTACGACGGAGCGCTCCGCTGGGCCTCGAGCAGCTACCTGACGACCACCGGCTCCGCGACCAGTCAGCCGGCCCCGACCACAGTCAGTGGCTCCGGCGTCAAGTACGCCACCACGTCGGTGAACGTACGGACCGGCCCCTCGACCGGCTACAGCATCGTCACCACGCTGGAGCAGGGCCAGCAGGTCAGCACCACCGGCAACACGTCGAACGGCTGGACGGAAGTCGTCTGGCAAGGTGCTGCGCGCTGGGTGTCGAGCCAGTACCTCTCCTCGAGCAACCCCGGCAGCTCGACGGTCGTGCAACCCGTCAGCGATGGATCCATCATCGCCTCCGCCCTGCCCGGTTCGGTCGGCCTGGCCGGCCTGGTGCCGAACGCCAAGCGCATCGTCAATCTGGTGGAGACGAACTGGCCGGTCGTCGGCCCCTATTACGGGGTCCGAGCGGAGCCCGGCTCCGACCACAATGACGGCCACGCGGTCGACAACATGATCCCGGACTGGTCGGGGGCCAACAAGGTGGTCGGTGACGAGATCGCCTCCTATCTGCAGGCCCATGCCCAGGAACTCGGCATCACCTACATCATCTGGCGCCAGCACATCTGGTCGGTCGCCCGCTCCTCCGAGGGGTGGCGCTACATGGCCGACCGTGGCTCGTACACGGCCAACCACTACGACCACGTGCACGTCAGCGTCAACTGA
- a CDS encoding MDR family oxidoreductase, giving the protein MRAVIVEAKGTPGRLTEVDEATVLDGPVELDVLYSSYNFKDGLAVAGTGGIVRNWPLIPGIDIVGRVTRSAVPEWSDGDLVVLNGDGIGERLNGGFATRARVRPDALVRLPEGMSPEHAAAIGTAGFTAMIGVLKLVDAGVGPDDGQVLVTGAAGGVGSIAIALLAARGYHVTASSGRIAAEGDYLTRLGADDLLDRHELSDEAGKPLQKGRWAAAYDTVGSTTLANVLAQTRYGGTVVCCGMAQGIDLPTTVMPFILRDVTLTGANSVEAPLSLRQRAWDALATDLATDLLDGMTTTIGLADTLPYAQQILTGKVRGRTVVDVNH; this is encoded by the coding sequence ATGCGCGCAGTCATCGTGGAGGCCAAGGGAACCCCGGGACGCCTGACGGAGGTCGATGAGGCCACCGTGTTGGACGGGCCGGTGGAACTGGACGTCCTCTACTCCTCCTACAACTTCAAGGACGGGCTCGCGGTCGCCGGGACCGGTGGGATCGTCCGCAACTGGCCCCTCATCCCCGGCATCGACATCGTCGGCCGGGTCACCCGCTCGGCCGTGCCCGAGTGGTCCGACGGCGACCTCGTCGTCCTCAACGGCGACGGCATCGGTGAGCGGTTGAACGGCGGGTTCGCGACGCGGGCCCGAGTCCGACCCGACGCGCTGGTGCGGCTGCCCGAGGGGATGAGCCCCGAACACGCCGCCGCGATCGGAACCGCCGGGTTCACCGCGATGATCGGCGTGCTCAAGCTCGTCGACGCCGGCGTCGGTCCCGACGACGGGCAGGTCCTGGTCACCGGTGCCGCCGGCGGCGTCGGGTCCATCGCCATCGCCCTGCTCGCGGCGCGCGGCTACCACGTCACCGCGTCGTCGGGCCGGATCGCCGCTGAGGGCGACTACCTCACCCGGCTCGGCGCCGACGATCTCCTGGACCGCCATGAGCTGTCCGACGAAGCCGGCAAGCCGCTGCAGAAGGGACGGTGGGCGGCAGCGTACGACACGGTCGGCAGCACCACGCTCGCCAACGTGCTGGCCCAGACCCGCTACGGCGGAACGGTGGTCTGTTGCGGCATGGCGCAGGGCATCGACCTGCCGACGACGGTGATGCCCTTCATCCTGCGCGATGTCACCCTCACCGGTGCCAACTCCGTCGAGGCGCCGTTGTCATTGCGGCAGCGGGCCTGGGATGCGCTGGCGACCGATCTGGCGACGGACCTGCTGGACGGGATGACCACGACGATCGGGCTTGCCGACACCCTGCCGTACGCCCAGCAGATCCTGACCGGGAAGGTGCGTGGTCGCACCGTCGTGGACGTGAACCACTAG
- a CDS encoding endonuclease domain-containing protein, with product MVSDEEDKWACVVAAVGARGGVARTPTLFAAGIGRPAVDQGIRAGALVRVRVRRGWVALPGADPFLVAAARAGVVLTCVTQAKRLGLWVQSEDRAHVAAPPHAGGVTVGNATVHWHLPIVPRPPDQLVDPVENVLAAVARCQPYERARVIWESALRQGLVRREELGRLRLPPAARTLCADASPFSDSGLETLVITRLRWLGVPLLQQAWILGRPVDLLIGERLVLQIDGGHHVGAQRAADVEHDALLALQGFHVVRVTYSQVVDDWIAVQACIMRAVAQGFHLAA from the coding sequence ATGGTGTCTGATGAGGAGGACAAGTGGGCATGCGTTGTCGCTGCGGTCGGGGCTCGGGGGGGCGTCGCGCGGACCCCGACGCTCTTCGCGGCGGGGATCGGTCGACCGGCGGTTGATCAGGGGATCCGCGCGGGAGCACTGGTGCGGGTGCGGGTGCGCCGGGGCTGGGTCGCCCTCCCCGGGGCGGATCCGTTCCTCGTGGCGGCAGCACGGGCAGGTGTCGTCCTCACCTGCGTCACCCAGGCCAAGCGCCTCGGCCTCTGGGTGCAGTCGGAGGACCGAGCCCATGTGGCGGCGCCGCCCCATGCCGGTGGCGTGACTGTGGGGAACGCGACGGTGCACTGGCACCTGCCGATCGTTCCCCGTCCGCCCGATCAGTTGGTCGATCCGGTCGAGAACGTGCTCGCGGCGGTCGCCCGATGTCAGCCGTACGAACGCGCGCGGGTGATCTGGGAGTCTGCGCTGCGTCAGGGGTTGGTCCGGCGTGAGGAACTGGGCAGACTGCGCCTTCCCCCGGCAGCCCGGACCCTCTGTGCCGATGCATCGCCGTTCTCCGACTCCGGGCTCGAGACGTTGGTCATCACTCGGCTGCGGTGGCTCGGCGTGCCGCTCCTTCAGCAGGCCTGGATCCTCGGGCGACCCGTGGATCTCCTCATCGGCGAGCGACTGGTGCTGCAGATCGACGGTGGGCACCACGTCGGTGCCCAGCGAGCCGCGGACGTCGAGCATGACGCCCTCCTGGCGCTCCAGGGTTTCCACGTCGTCCGGGTGACGTACTCCCAGGTCGTCGACGATTGGATCGCCGTGCAGGCGTGCATCATGCGAGCGGTGGCCCAGGGCTTCCACCTCGCCGCCTGA